In Nycticebus coucang isolate mNycCou1 chromosome 9, mNycCou1.pri, whole genome shotgun sequence, the following are encoded in one genomic region:
- the LOC128594534 gene encoding heat shock factor-binding protein 1, which yields MAETDPKTVQNLASVVQTLLQQMQDKFQTMSDQIIGRIDDMSSRIDDLEKNIADLMTQAGVEELEGESKIPATQKS from the coding sequence ATGGCCGAGACTGACCCCAAGACCGTGCAGAATCTGGCCTCGGTGGTGCAGACCCTCCTGCAGCAGATGCAAGATAAATTTCAGACCATGTCTGACCAGATCATTGGAAGAATTGATGATATGAGTAGTCGCATTGATGATCTGGAGAAAAATATCGCAGACCTCATGACACAGGCTGGAGTGGAAGAACTGGAAGGTGAAAGCAAGATACCTGCCACAcaaaagagttga